The Pontibacter sp. SGAir0037 DNA segment GCAGATGACGGAGCTAATCCACATCCCAGATTTTCATCTCTAAAGAGGAATTTCAATTCACAGTCCCAATCAATCCCATTCTTTACAAGTTGCCTGGTTTGGTTACACAATTCGGCCTCTCCTTCCTTACCGGGTCTGGGACCATCGGCAGCCACATAGAGACTACATGGCTTCACAACTCTTATCCTATCCAAGACCTGAAGTGTCGTTTCCGGACGATTGAATATTAAAAGGAGAATGGGTGTGGTGAACATAGAATTAAATATACCACTTCCCATTTACTGCAACCAATCCATGTGTAATGGGACGTATATTATCATAAACATTTCCTTCAATAACAGTAAATGATATAATACTCTCTAATGCATCTATATATTTACCAGCATTGATTATATCGCATGCTAGCTGATATTCACCGGCTTTTAAAGGGCAATGCGTTAATCTAAATTGTATTTTCTGTTTTGATATGATGTCAGCATTAGAAAAAGCTAAGCCATTAAGAAATGTTTGATGGCATACTACAAGATTACCTTGTTTATCAAAGACATTAATAGAAAAATGACTACCTGAAAAATTGTATGCTTTATTAAAAATATCGTAATGTAACTCTATAATAATATCGTCTCCCTGCTTAAATATATCTGTCTCTACATCTCTTTCATCTAGCAGTTTAACGCTACTGAATTTTAATTCACCAGTCCCTGTTCTATCAGATCTTGTAGCCAGATCAGAATTAGTTATTGTTGTATTCTCTTGTATATACTGCTGCACTGTATCGACACTATTGCCCGAAAATATAACTGTACCGTTATGAAGCAATATCCCCTTGTTACACAAACTTTCTATAGAAGACATATTATGACTAACAAACAATACAGTCCTGCCTTCGCCTTTGCTTACATCTTGTATTTTACTTATTGCCTTTTTCTGAAATTCTACATCACCTACTGCAAGCACTTCATCAATAATTAATATATCTGGCTCCAGATGAGCTGCAACTCCGAAAGCTAATCTAACATACATCCCGCTACTGTATCTTTTAACAGGCGTATCTATATAATTTTCTACACCAGCAAAATTTACAATTTCGTCGAATTTGTTCCGGATTTCAGCCTTACTCATCCCCATGATTGCTCCATTCAGAAAAATATTTTCCCTTCCTGAAAGTTCTCCATGAAAGCCTGTACCAACTTCAAGTAGGCTGGCAATCCTGCCTTTCATTTTAAGAGAACCGGTTGTAGGCCCAGTTGTACGAGAAAGAATTTTAAGTAAAGTAGACTTGCCAGCGCCATTTTTACCTATTATTCCCAATACGTCCCCTCGGTTTACTTCAAAGTTTATATCTTTTAAAGCCCATACATAATTAGCAGTAGTTTTCTTTGTCCTGTCATTTACTTCACCAATTGTTAAGAAAGGGTCTTCCTTTCCCATCATTTGGTAACGCCACCTTTTAAAGTCATCTTTTAAGGTGCCTGTACCAACCTGCCCCAGACGGTACTGCTTACTTAAGTTTTGTACTTTGATAACAACGTCACTCATTCGATAATTTAATAAAATGTTCGATACATCTTAAAGCGATCAAACAGTATCCATAAAGTTTCTCTCAACTTTGTTAAAAACAATCATCCCAATGAGCAGCAAAAAAATCATCCAGCAAAAACTGTAAGCTAATGAAAACGCAGAAAACTCGCCCACTCCAAATAACGCGAATTTAAAAGCTTCAACAGGCGCAACAAGAGGATTAAAAACCAGGTATTTTTTTAATGCGGGCTCTACAGATGTGTAAGAGTAGATAATAGGAGTCGCATACATTAGTAACTGCATAACAAAACCTATCAGCATATTTAAGTCACGGTATTTTGTAGTTATAGAAGAAACCAAAATTCCAAAGCCAAAACCAGTACCTGCTAATAGTATTAAAGTAACAGGTATGAAAAATAAACCCCAACCTACACTCGGTTGATAACCTTCTACTAATATAACATAAAAATAAATGATGAGAAAAAAGGAGAATTGAATGCCAAATTTAATTAGACTGGAGATTATACTGGCAATGGGCATGATGAGTCTTGGGAAATAGACTTTACCAAAAATGCCCGCATTATTAAGAAAAGCATTGGAGGAACTACTAAAGCAGCCACTAAAAAAATTCCAAATAGCCAATCCTGCATTATAAAATAAAAACATCGGAACACCATCAGTTGGTAACTCTGCAAGTTTTCCAAACACAAAGATGTATATCAGTGTTCCAAAAATTGGAGAAAAAAAGTGCCAGAGCGGTCCAAAAATTGTCTGCTTGTAAGCACCAACATACTCTCTCCGCACCCAAAGCCAAAGAAGGTCCCGATACCTCCAAACCTCCTTTAATTTTAAATCAAAAAAAGAGGACCTGGGCTCAATGACCAGGTCCCACTTTTCTTCATCTTTCGAATTAGATTGCATTCACAAATCTAACACTTATTCATGGTAATTCAATATGCGGTGGCCACCTTCCAGCAGATAAGTGTCACGCTTAAAGAGGTCAAGGTCAGCCTCCATCATGTCTTTCACAAGGCCAGCCAAATCATATTTTGGAGTCCAGCCAAGTTTTTCTTTCGATTTAGTTGGATCACCAATCAGCAGGTCAACTTCAGTTGGTCTGAAATAGGCTGGGTCAACGGCTACTACTTCTTTGCCGATCTCCACCTGGTATTCCGGGTTGTTGCAGGCAGCGATATAGCCTTTTTCTTCCACGCCTTCTCCTTTGAACTCAACTTCAATGCCTACTTCAGCAAAAGCTAATTTAATGAAATCACGCACTGTAGTGGTAACGCCTGTGGCAATGACAAAATCTTCCGGCTTCTCTTGCTGTAAGATCAACCACATGGCTTCCACATAGTCTTTCGCATGGCCCCAGTCACGTCTGGCATCCAGGTTACCCAGGAAAACACAGTCTTGTAAGCCCATGGCTATTCTGGCAGCAGCTCTGGTAATCTTACGTGTAACGAAAGTTTCTCCTCTGAGTGGTGATTCGTGATTAAACAGGATACCATTGCAGGCAAACATATCATAAGCTTCACGATAGTTTACGGTAATCCAGTAAGCATACATTTTAGCCACGGCATAAGGTGAACGCGGATAGAAAGGCGTTGTTTCGGACTGTGGTACTGCCTGAACTAAGCCATAAAGCTCTGAAGTAGATGCCTGGTAAAGTTTGGTTTTTTTAGTTAACCCCAGAATACGGATAGCCTCCAGAATACGAAGTGTTCCGATACCATCCGCATTGGCGGTATATTCCGGTGTATCAAAACTTACCTTCACGTGGCTCATGGCAGCCAGGTTATATATTTCGTCAGGCTGTGTTTCCTGAATGATGCGGATAAGGTTGGTCGAATCGGTTAAGTCGCCGTAATGCAGCTTAAAGTTGATATTCTTCTCGTGCGGATCCTGGTATAAATGGTCTATACGATCCGTGTTGAATAAGGAGCTACGACGCTTTACGCCGTGAACTTTATAGCCTTTGCTTAATAATAATTCTGCCAGATAAGCTCCGTCCTGGCCTGTAATACCTGTAATTAATGCGGTTTTCATAAAGGTGATTTAAGCTGTTACTAAAGATTTTTGAAAGTCTTGGTAGGCCAGTTCGATGCCTTTCCTTAATTCTGTTTTGTGGTGAAAGCCCAGGCTATGTAATTTGGAAACATCCATTAATTTTCTTGGCGTTCCGTCGGGTTTTGTTGTATCAAAAGTAAGTTCACCTTCAAAACCAACTACATCCTTAATTAAACTTGCAAGTTCTTTAATAGTGATATCTTCACCTGTTCCAATATTGATCAGGCCACGATCACTATAATTGTCCATCAAAAAGATACATGCTTCAGCCAGATCATCCGCAAAAAGGAATTCTCTTCTTGGACTACCAGTGCCCCATACGGTAACAGAAGGTTCATTGTTTTGCTTTGCTTCATGAAACTTACGAATCAATGCCGGTAACACGTGAGAGTTCTCTAAATCATAATTGTCGTTATAGCCAAACAAATTAGTTGGCATAACACTGATAAAGTTATCTCCATACTGATCACGATAAGCTTCACATAGTTTTATACCAGCAATTTTTGCAATGGCATAGGGCTCATTTGTAGCTTCCAGTCCACCGGTTAACAGATACTCTTCTTTTAATGGCTGTGGAGCCATTTTGGGGTAAATGCAGGAGGAGCCTAAAAAAAGCAGTTTTTTTACATTATACGTATGTGAGGCATGAATCACATTGCCTTCAATCATAAGATTGTCATATAAGAATTCAGCTCTGTACGTATTGTTAGCATGAATTCCCCCTACTTTTGCTGCAGCTAAGAAAACATACTCAGGTCTGTTTTCTTCGAA contains these protein-coding regions:
- a CDS encoding ABC transporter ATP-binding protein, translated to MSDVVIKVQNLSKQYRLGQVGTGTLKDDFKRWRYQMMGKEDPFLTIGEVNDRTKKTTANYVWALKDINFEVNRGDVLGIIGKNGAGKSTLLKILSRTTGPTTGSLKMKGRIASLLEVGTGFHGELSGRENIFLNGAIMGMSKAEIRNKFDEIVNFAGVENYIDTPVKRYSSGMYVRLAFGVAAHLEPDILIIDEVLAVGDVEFQKKAISKIQDVSKGEGRTVLFVSHNMSSIESLCNKGILLHNGTVIFSGNSVDTVQQYIQENTTITNSDLATRSDRTGTGELKFSSVKLLDERDVETDIFKQGDDIIIELHYDIFNKAYNFSGSHFSINVFDKQGNLVVCHQTFLNGLAFSNADIISKQKIQFRLTHCPLKAGEYQLACDIINAGKYIDALESIISFTVIEGNVYDNIRPITHGLVAVNGKWYI
- a CDS encoding ABC transporter permease; this translates as MQSNSKDEEKWDLVIEPRSSFFDLKLKEVWRYRDLLWLWVRREYVGAYKQTIFGPLWHFFSPIFGTLIYIFVFGKLAELPTDGVPMFLFYNAGLAIWNFFSGCFSSSSNAFLNNAGIFGKVYFPRLIMPIASIISSLIKFGIQFSFFLIIYFYVILVEGYQPSVGWGLFFIPVTLILLAGTGFGFGILVSSITTKYRDLNMLIGFVMQLLMYATPIIYSYTSVEPALKKYLVFNPLVAPVEAFKFALFGVGEFSAFSLAYSFCWMIFLLLIGMIVFNKVERNFMDTV
- the gmd gene encoding GDP-mannose 4,6-dehydratase, with the translated sequence MKTALITGITGQDGAYLAELLLSKGYKVHGVKRRSSLFNTDRIDHLYQDPHEKNINFKLHYGDLTDSTNLIRIIQETQPDEIYNLAAMSHVKVSFDTPEYTANADGIGTLRILEAIRILGLTKKTKLYQASTSELYGLVQAVPQSETTPFYPRSPYAVAKMYAYWITVNYREAYDMFACNGILFNHESPLRGETFVTRKITRAAARIAMGLQDCVFLGNLDARRDWGHAKDYVEAMWLILQQEKPEDFVIATGVTTTVRDFIKLAFAEVGIEVEFKGEGVEEKGYIAACNNPEYQVEIGKEVVAVDPAYFRPTEVDLLIGDPTKSKEKLGWTPKYDLAGLVKDMMEADLDLFKRDTYLLEGGHRILNYHE
- a CDS encoding GDP-L-fucose synthase, giving the protein MEITSKIYVVGHRGMVGSAITRKLKEAGYNNIITSTSSELDLRNQQAVFDFFEENRPEYVFLAAAKVGGIHANNTYRAEFLYDNLMIEGNVIHASHTYNVKKLLFLGSSCIYPKMAPQPLKEEYLLTGGLEATNEPYAIAKIAGIKLCEAYRDQYGDNFISVMPTNLFGYNDNYDLENSHVLPALIRKFHEAKQNNEPSVTVWGTGSPRREFLFADDLAEACIFLMDNYSDRGLINIGTGEDITIKELASLIKDVVGFEGELTFDTTKPDGTPRKLMDVSKLHSLGFHHKTELRKGIELAYQDFQKSLVTA